One Neodiprion pinetum isolate iyNeoPine1 chromosome 1, iyNeoPine1.2, whole genome shotgun sequence genomic window carries:
- the CPR17 gene encoding cuticular protein 17, which produces MYSMRVLLLLAFSAGLSSSQEYFREPEKVISAEHNLGDNKGHYSFNYETEGGILQKEVGSRKYAGTSDETQLIQGSVQYNAPDGTPISLSWTADEFGTQVAGAHLPTPPPIPIAIQRALEWIAKQPSTTEVPEEEEPTKPPPRLRPETTLFNQQTRNQQPKKY; this is translated from the coding sequence ttgTTGGCCTTCAGCGCCGGGTTATCATCGAGTCAGGAGTACTTCCGGGAGCCGGAGAAGGTGATTTCCGCAGAGCACAACCTTGGTGACAATAAAGGGCACTATTCGTTCAACTACGAGACGGAGGGTGGAATCCTGCAGAAGGAAGTCGGGAGCCGGAAATACGCCGGAACATCGGACGAGACCCAACTGATCCAGGGCTCTGTGCAATACAACGCACCCGACGGTACTCCGATTTCATTGAGCTGGACAGCCGACGAATTTGGCACCCAAGTCGCCGGGGCTCATCTTCCCACGCCACCCCCGATTCCCATCGCCATACAAAGGGCGCTTGAGTGGATCGCCAAGCAGCCGTCAACGACGGAAGTTccggaagaagaagaacccACCAAACCACCCCCAAGACTCAGGCCGGAAACGACACTGTTCAATCAACAGACGCGAAACCAGCAGCCCAAGAAATACTAA